The Zalophus californianus isolate mZalCal1 chromosome 7, mZalCal1.pri.v2, whole genome shotgun sequence genome includes a region encoding these proteins:
- the BTN2A2 gene encoding butyrophilin subfamily 2 member A2 isoform X1, whose translation MEPEAAPRVSAPGSLLSFALLSCSALRSAQFTVVGPADPVLAMVGEDTMFHCHLSPEKDAQRMEVRWFRAQFSRAVLVYKGGREKTQEQMEEYRGRTTFVSEHINTGSVALVIRNVTAHDRGIYHCYFQEGRSYDEAIVRLMVAGLGSKPLIEMKGQEDGGVRLECTSRGWFPEPRAVWRDPLGAIMPALEEAYTVDADGLFMVTTSVVIRPCCVRKTSCSVSNTLLGQEKETVIFIPESFAPGTFPWTVGLAVILPSLLLFTAGSICLIRKLHRGKEVENEEKEIACKELETDHAEEEKEHRIKEQLQEELRWRRALLQAADVVLDPDTAHPELFLTEDGRSVRRGPARQSVPDNPKRFDCRPCVLGLESFSSGRHYWEVEVENVMVWAVGVCRDSVERKGEALLVPQNGFWTLEMFGNQYRVLSSPERILPLKERLRRVGVFLDYEAGDISFYNMRDRSHIYTCPRSPFSGPLRPFFRLGSDDSPLFICPAFTGARGILVPEGGLILHRTGTSHSPHGQCPGLRAK comes from the exons ATGGAGCCAGAGGCTGCCCCGCGCGTGTCGGCGCCCGGCTCGCTCCTGTCGTTCGCGCTCCTCAGCTGCTCTGCGCTGCGCTCAG CCCAGTTTACTGTCGTGGGGCCAGCTGACCCAGTCCTGGCCATGGTGGGAGAAGACACCATGTTCCACTGCCACCTGTCGCCGGAGAAAGACGCGCAGCGCATGGAGGTGCGCTGGTTCCGCGCGCAGTTCTCCCGGGCGGTGCTCGTGTATAAGGGCGGACGAGAGAAGACGCAGGAGCAGATGGAGGAGTACCGGGGAAGGACCACCTTTGTGAGCGAACACATCAACACGGGGAGCGTGGCGCTCGTCATCCGCAACGTCACAGCCCACGACCGCGGCATCTACCACTGTTACTTCCAAGAAGGCAGGTCCTACGACGAGGCCATCGTGCGCCTGATGGTGGCAG GCCTGGGCTCTAAGCCCCTCATCGAAATGAAGGGCCAGGAGGATGGAGGTGTGCGGCTGGAGTGCACATCCAGAGGCTGGTTCCCGGAGCCCCGTGCGGTGTGGAGGGACCCTCTCGGTGCGATCATGCCGGCCCTGGAGGAGGCTTACACGGTGGACGCAGACGGCCTCTTCATGGTCACCACGTCCGTGGTCATCAGGCCCTGCTGTGTGAGGAAGACATCCTGCTCCGTCAGCAACACCCTGCTTGGCCAGGAGAAGGAAACTGTGATTTTCATCCCAG AATCCTTTGCTCCCGGCACCTTTCCCTGGACGGTGGGCCTCGCTGTCATCCTGCCTTCTCTGCTCCTTTTCACCGCCGGGAGCATCTGTCTCATCAGGAAACTCCACAGGGGAAAAGAGGttgaaaatgaagagaaggaaatcGCATGTAAGGAACTGGAGACAGACCATGcggaagaagagaaagagcatcGCATCAAAG agcaACTTCAAGAAGAATTGC GATGGAGACGAGCCCTGCTACAGGCCG CTGACGTGGTCCTAGACCCGGACACCGCTCATCCCGAGCTCTTCCTGACGGAGGACGGGAGAAGTGTGAGAAGAGGCCCCGCCAGGCAGAGTGTCCCCGACAACCCGAAGAGATTCGACTGCCGGCCTTGTGTCCTGGGCCTGGAGAGCTTCTCCTCAGGGAGGCATTACTGGGAGGTTGAGGTTGAAAACGTGATGGTGTGGGCTGTGGGGGTTTGCAGAGACAGTGTTGAGAGGAAAGGGGAGGCCCTACTGGTCCCCCAGAATGGCTTCTGGACCCTGGAGATGTTTGGAAACCAGTACCGGGTCCTGTCTTCCCCTGAGAGGATTCTTCCCCTGAAAGAGCGTCTTCGTCGGGTGGGTGTCTTCCTGGACTATGAAGCTGGAGATATCTCCTTCTATAACATGAGGGACAGATCACACATCTACACATGTCCCCGTTCACCCTTTTCTGGGCCCCTGAGACCCTTCTTCAGGCTGGGGTCTGATGACAGCCCCCTCTTCATCTGCCCAGCCTTCACAGGGGCGCGGGGGATCCTGGTGCCCGAGGGCGGCCTGATCCTCCACAGGACAGGGACCAGTCACAGCCCCCACGGACAGTGCCCTGGCCTCAGAGCCAAGTAG
- the BTN2A2 gene encoding butyrophilin subfamily 2 member A2 isoform X2, with protein MEPEAAPRVSAPGSLLSFALLSCSALRSAQFTVVGPADPVLAMVGEDTMFHCHLSPEKDAQRMEVRWFRAQFSRAVLVYKGGREKTQEQMEEYRGRTTFVSEHINTGSVALVIRNVTAHDRGIYHCYFQEGRSYDEAIVRLMVAGLGSKPLIEMKGQEDGGVRLECTSRGWFPEPRAVWRDPLGAIMPALEEAYTVDADGLFMVTTSVVIRPCCVRKTSCSVSNTLLGQEKETVIFIPESFAPGTFPWTVGLAVILPSLLLFTAGSICLIRKLHRGKEVENEEKEIACKELETDHAEEEKEHRIKEQLQEELPDVVLDPDTAHPELFLTEDGRSVRRGPARQSVPDNPKRFDCRPCVLGLESFSSGRHYWEVEVENVMVWAVGVCRDSVERKGEALLVPQNGFWTLEMFGNQYRVLSSPERILPLKERLRRVGVFLDYEAGDISFYNMRDRSHIYTCPRSPFSGPLRPFFRLGSDDSPLFICPAFTGARGILVPEGGLILHRTGTSHSPHGQCPGLRAK; from the exons ATGGAGCCAGAGGCTGCCCCGCGCGTGTCGGCGCCCGGCTCGCTCCTGTCGTTCGCGCTCCTCAGCTGCTCTGCGCTGCGCTCAG CCCAGTTTACTGTCGTGGGGCCAGCTGACCCAGTCCTGGCCATGGTGGGAGAAGACACCATGTTCCACTGCCACCTGTCGCCGGAGAAAGACGCGCAGCGCATGGAGGTGCGCTGGTTCCGCGCGCAGTTCTCCCGGGCGGTGCTCGTGTATAAGGGCGGACGAGAGAAGACGCAGGAGCAGATGGAGGAGTACCGGGGAAGGACCACCTTTGTGAGCGAACACATCAACACGGGGAGCGTGGCGCTCGTCATCCGCAACGTCACAGCCCACGACCGCGGCATCTACCACTGTTACTTCCAAGAAGGCAGGTCCTACGACGAGGCCATCGTGCGCCTGATGGTGGCAG GCCTGGGCTCTAAGCCCCTCATCGAAATGAAGGGCCAGGAGGATGGAGGTGTGCGGCTGGAGTGCACATCCAGAGGCTGGTTCCCGGAGCCCCGTGCGGTGTGGAGGGACCCTCTCGGTGCGATCATGCCGGCCCTGGAGGAGGCTTACACGGTGGACGCAGACGGCCTCTTCATGGTCACCACGTCCGTGGTCATCAGGCCCTGCTGTGTGAGGAAGACATCCTGCTCCGTCAGCAACACCCTGCTTGGCCAGGAGAAGGAAACTGTGATTTTCATCCCAG AATCCTTTGCTCCCGGCACCTTTCCCTGGACGGTGGGCCTCGCTGTCATCCTGCCTTCTCTGCTCCTTTTCACCGCCGGGAGCATCTGTCTCATCAGGAAACTCCACAGGGGAAAAGAGGttgaaaatgaagagaaggaaatcGCATGTAAGGAACTGGAGACAGACCATGcggaagaagagaaagagcatcGCATCAAAG agcaACTTCAAGAAGAATTGC CTGACGTGGTCCTAGACCCGGACACCGCTCATCCCGAGCTCTTCCTGACGGAGGACGGGAGAAGTGTGAGAAGAGGCCCCGCCAGGCAGAGTGTCCCCGACAACCCGAAGAGATTCGACTGCCGGCCTTGTGTCCTGGGCCTGGAGAGCTTCTCCTCAGGGAGGCATTACTGGGAGGTTGAGGTTGAAAACGTGATGGTGTGGGCTGTGGGGGTTTGCAGAGACAGTGTTGAGAGGAAAGGGGAGGCCCTACTGGTCCCCCAGAATGGCTTCTGGACCCTGGAGATGTTTGGAAACCAGTACCGGGTCCTGTCTTCCCCTGAGAGGATTCTTCCCCTGAAAGAGCGTCTTCGTCGGGTGGGTGTCTTCCTGGACTATGAAGCTGGAGATATCTCCTTCTATAACATGAGGGACAGATCACACATCTACACATGTCCCCGTTCACCCTTTTCTGGGCCCCTGAGACCCTTCTTCAGGCTGGGGTCTGATGACAGCCCCCTCTTCATCTGCCCAGCCTTCACAGGGGCGCGGGGGATCCTGGTGCCCGAGGGCGGCCTGATCCTCCACAGGACAGGGACCAGTCACAGCCCCCACGGACAGTGCCCTGGCCTCAGAGCCAAGTAG
- the BTN2A2 gene encoding butyrophilin subfamily 2 member A2 isoform X4 → MEPEAAPRVSAPGSLLSFALLSCSALRSAQFTVVGPADPVLAMVGEDTMFHCHLSPEKDAQRMEVRWFRAQFSRAVLVYKGGREKTQEQMEEYRGRTTFVSEHINTGSVALVIRNVTAHDRGIYHCYFQEGRSYDEAIVRLMVAGLGSKPLIEMKGQEDGGVRLECTSRGWFPEPRAVWRDPLGAIMPALEEAYTVDADGLFMVTTSVVIRPCCVRKTSCSVSNTLLGQEKETVIFIPESFAPGTFPWTVGLAVILPSLLLFTAGSICLIRKLHRGKEVENEEKEIACKELETDHAEEEKEHRIKEQLQEELRWRRALLQAGVVALWILD, encoded by the exons ATGGAGCCAGAGGCTGCCCCGCGCGTGTCGGCGCCCGGCTCGCTCCTGTCGTTCGCGCTCCTCAGCTGCTCTGCGCTGCGCTCAG CCCAGTTTACTGTCGTGGGGCCAGCTGACCCAGTCCTGGCCATGGTGGGAGAAGACACCATGTTCCACTGCCACCTGTCGCCGGAGAAAGACGCGCAGCGCATGGAGGTGCGCTGGTTCCGCGCGCAGTTCTCCCGGGCGGTGCTCGTGTATAAGGGCGGACGAGAGAAGACGCAGGAGCAGATGGAGGAGTACCGGGGAAGGACCACCTTTGTGAGCGAACACATCAACACGGGGAGCGTGGCGCTCGTCATCCGCAACGTCACAGCCCACGACCGCGGCATCTACCACTGTTACTTCCAAGAAGGCAGGTCCTACGACGAGGCCATCGTGCGCCTGATGGTGGCAG GCCTGGGCTCTAAGCCCCTCATCGAAATGAAGGGCCAGGAGGATGGAGGTGTGCGGCTGGAGTGCACATCCAGAGGCTGGTTCCCGGAGCCCCGTGCGGTGTGGAGGGACCCTCTCGGTGCGATCATGCCGGCCCTGGAGGAGGCTTACACGGTGGACGCAGACGGCCTCTTCATGGTCACCACGTCCGTGGTCATCAGGCCCTGCTGTGTGAGGAAGACATCCTGCTCCGTCAGCAACACCCTGCTTGGCCAGGAGAAGGAAACTGTGATTTTCATCCCAG AATCCTTTGCTCCCGGCACCTTTCCCTGGACGGTGGGCCTCGCTGTCATCCTGCCTTCTCTGCTCCTTTTCACCGCCGGGAGCATCTGTCTCATCAGGAAACTCCACAGGGGAAAAGAGGttgaaaatgaagagaaggaaatcGCATGTAAGGAACTGGAGACAGACCATGcggaagaagagaaagagcatcGCATCAAAG agcaACTTCAAGAAGAATTGC GATGGAGACGAGCCCTGCTACAGGCCG gaGTTGTTGCTCTTTGGATCCTGGATTAA
- the BTN2A2 gene encoding butyrophilin subfamily 2 member A2 isoform X3, which translates to MVGEDTMFHCHLSPEKDAQRMEVRWFRAQFSRAVLVYKGGREKTQEQMEEYRGRTTFVSEHINTGSVALVIRNVTAHDRGIYHCYFQEGRSYDEAIVRLMVAGLGSKPLIEMKGQEDGGVRLECTSRGWFPEPRAVWRDPLGAIMPALEEAYTVDADGLFMVTTSVVIRPCCVRKTSCSVSNTLLGQEKETVIFIPESFAPGTFPWTVGLAVILPSLLLFTAGSICLIRKLHRGKEVENEEKEIACKELETDHAEEEKEHRIKEQLQEELRWRRALLQAADVVLDPDTAHPELFLTEDGRSVRRGPARQSVPDNPKRFDCRPCVLGLESFSSGRHYWEVEVENVMVWAVGVCRDSVERKGEALLVPQNGFWTLEMFGNQYRVLSSPERILPLKERLRRVGVFLDYEAGDISFYNMRDRSHIYTCPRSPFSGPLRPFFRLGSDDSPLFICPAFTGARGILVPEGGLILHRTGTSHSPHGQCPGLRAK; encoded by the exons ATGGTGGGAGAAGACACCATGTTCCACTGCCACCTGTCGCCGGAGAAAGACGCGCAGCGCATGGAGGTGCGCTGGTTCCGCGCGCAGTTCTCCCGGGCGGTGCTCGTGTATAAGGGCGGACGAGAGAAGACGCAGGAGCAGATGGAGGAGTACCGGGGAAGGACCACCTTTGTGAGCGAACACATCAACACGGGGAGCGTGGCGCTCGTCATCCGCAACGTCACAGCCCACGACCGCGGCATCTACCACTGTTACTTCCAAGAAGGCAGGTCCTACGACGAGGCCATCGTGCGCCTGATGGTGGCAG GCCTGGGCTCTAAGCCCCTCATCGAAATGAAGGGCCAGGAGGATGGAGGTGTGCGGCTGGAGTGCACATCCAGAGGCTGGTTCCCGGAGCCCCGTGCGGTGTGGAGGGACCCTCTCGGTGCGATCATGCCGGCCCTGGAGGAGGCTTACACGGTGGACGCAGACGGCCTCTTCATGGTCACCACGTCCGTGGTCATCAGGCCCTGCTGTGTGAGGAAGACATCCTGCTCCGTCAGCAACACCCTGCTTGGCCAGGAGAAGGAAACTGTGATTTTCATCCCAG AATCCTTTGCTCCCGGCACCTTTCCCTGGACGGTGGGCCTCGCTGTCATCCTGCCTTCTCTGCTCCTTTTCACCGCCGGGAGCATCTGTCTCATCAGGAAACTCCACAGGGGAAAAGAGGttgaaaatgaagagaaggaaatcGCATGTAAGGAACTGGAGACAGACCATGcggaagaagagaaagagcatcGCATCAAAG agcaACTTCAAGAAGAATTGC GATGGAGACGAGCCCTGCTACAGGCCG CTGACGTGGTCCTAGACCCGGACACCGCTCATCCCGAGCTCTTCCTGACGGAGGACGGGAGAAGTGTGAGAAGAGGCCCCGCCAGGCAGAGTGTCCCCGACAACCCGAAGAGATTCGACTGCCGGCCTTGTGTCCTGGGCCTGGAGAGCTTCTCCTCAGGGAGGCATTACTGGGAGGTTGAGGTTGAAAACGTGATGGTGTGGGCTGTGGGGGTTTGCAGAGACAGTGTTGAGAGGAAAGGGGAGGCCCTACTGGTCCCCCAGAATGGCTTCTGGACCCTGGAGATGTTTGGAAACCAGTACCGGGTCCTGTCTTCCCCTGAGAGGATTCTTCCCCTGAAAGAGCGTCTTCGTCGGGTGGGTGTCTTCCTGGACTATGAAGCTGGAGATATCTCCTTCTATAACATGAGGGACAGATCACACATCTACACATGTCCCCGTTCACCCTTTTCTGGGCCCCTGAGACCCTTCTTCAGGCTGGGGTCTGATGACAGCCCCCTCTTCATCTGCCCAGCCTTCACAGGGGCGCGGGGGATCCTGGTGCCCGAGGGCGGCCTGATCCTCCACAGGACAGGGACCAGTCACAGCCCCCACGGACAGTGCCCTGGCCTCAGAGCCAAGTAG
- the LOC113926834 gene encoding endogenous retrovirus group V member 2 Env polyprotein-like — MTGPMKWTLLLALLLGMSREGNNKAGETWRENSIVNFSSIVASGNNLSNCWICHPHPQDGVPELQFVPVNEDVTLTLTSGPVRSTALLVVELDDRDDLRCVRLTDFWNQTGLQVKRPLLCQEQGQPCCPCRTDTCLTNVGSSPSIYPMSFSSSSSSCSPNQTHWCVDSSLLSPGDQPNFSCTYWKGTATPSWRLTYQTPSAFDSQEGIEEDSELGGGPLDGGPLSPRCKSTPTWGPLLRSWFNSSSPRQACTPPGYLFLCGPPQNKLPYEGSPNSSFSWPLRAVAYSCVDNVHFRGECTLGRLGPKGLGATIYNVTSQTRRKRALGLILAAPGEAVGLAAPWGGFAYHETTLRNLTQVIENLATNTGDTFEGLQESLDSLANVVLDNRLALDYLLAKQGGVCAVVNNTCCTYINNSGEVALNIQETYRRTKWLRGFNNHNAQTLGLK; from the coding sequence ATGACGGGGCCGATGAAGTGGACCCTCCTCTTGGCCCTTCTCCTGGGGATGAGTcgggaaggaaataacaaagcgGGGGAAACCTGGAGAGAAAACTCAATTGTCAACTTTTCTAGCATTGTGGCCTCGGGGAATAATCTCTCTAATTGTTGGATCTGTCACCCCCACCCACAAGATGGGGTTCCTGAGCTCCAGTTTGTACCTGTCAATGAGGATGTCACTCTCACCTTGACTTCTGGTCCTGTGAGGAGCACAGCCCTTCTAGTAGTAGAGCTCGACGATCGTGACGATTTGAGGTGTGTCAGGCTTACAGACTTTTGGAACCAAACGGGTCTCCAGGTTAAGCGGCCTCTTCTCTGTCAAGAACAAGGACAGCCCTGTTGCCCCTGCCGGACAGATACCTGCCTTACCAACGTGGGAAGCTCGCCCTCCATTTATCCTATGTCGTTTTCCTCTTCAAGCTCTTCATGTAGCCCCAACCAGACCCACTGGTGTGTGGACTCGTCTCTACTCTCCCCAGGCGACCAACCTAACTTCTCCTGTACATACTGGAAAGGAACAGCAACCCCTTCCTGGAGACTGACCTATCAGACCCCGTCTGCCTTCGATAGCCAGGAAGGAATAGAAGAGGATTCAGAGCTTGGTGGGGGACCACTGGATGGAGGGCCCCTGTCCCCCAGATGCAAGAGTACACCTACCTGGGGTCCCCTTTTACGAAGTTGGTTTAATTCCTCTTCACCCCGCCAAGCTTGTACCCCACCTGGGTATCTCTTTCTCTGCGGTCCACCACAAAATAAACTACCCTACGAAGGGAGCCCTAATTCCTCCTTCTCCTGGCCTCTTCGGGCAGTGGCCTATTCATGTGTAGATAATGTTCACTTCCGGGGAGAATGCACTTTGGGACGATTGGGTCCTAAAGGATTAGGCGCCACTATATATAACGTCACCTCTCAAACCAGACGGAAGAGAGCACTCGGGCTCATCTTGGCAGCACCCGGAGAAGCCGTAGGACTGGCTGCCCCCTGGGGGGGGTTTGCCTATCATGAAACAACCTTAAGAAACCTTACCCAGGTCATAGAAAACCTGGCCACGAACACTGGTGACACCTTCGAGGGcctccaggagtccctggattcCTTGGCTAATGTCGTACTTGACAATCGGTTAGCTCTAGATTATCTTCTGGCCAAACAAGGGGGTGTCTGTGCAGTGGTCAACAACACTTGCTGTACATACATCAACAACTCTGGGGAAGTGGCGCTAAATATTCAGGAGACTTACAGACGAACCAAATGGTTGCGTGGGTTCAATAATCACAATGCGCAAACTCTGGGACTCAAGTAG
- the BTN1A1 gene encoding butyrophilin subfamily 1 member A1 yields the protein MAVSPNFCLPRGLLILIFFQLCKPDSAHFDVIGPAEPILAMVGDDIELPCHLSPNVSAERMELRWFRRKVAAAVLVRRDGREQAGEQVAEYRGRATLVARDIAAGRVAVRIHRVRASDDGEYRCFFRQDGSYEEASVHLQVAALGSDPHIHMEVRESGEVRLECTSVGWYPEPQVQWRTSEGEKFPSTSESRNSDEEGLFTVAASVIIRDPFMKNISCCIRNLLLGQQKEGNISIPASFFPKLTPWMVAVAVILMVLGVLTIGSIVCTWRLYKERSRQRKDEFSSKEKLLEELKLKKATVHAVDVTLDPDTAHPHLFLYEDSRSVRLEDSRQELPEKPERFDSWPCVLGRETFTAGRHFWEVEVGDRADWVVGVCRENVVRKGFDPMTPENGFWAVELYGNGYWALTPLRTPLPLAGPPRRVGIFLDYESGQVSFYNMTDRSHIYTFSNPSFSGPLRPFFCLWSCGKKPLMICPVTDGPERVTVVADAKDFTKEIPLSAMGEDSASGDTDTLHSKLIPIQPSQRAP from the exons ATGGCGGTTTCCCCAAACTTCTGCCTCCCCAGGGGTCTGCTCATCCTCATTTTCTTCCAGCTGTGCAAGCCGGATTCGG CCCACTTCGACGTGATCGGGCCGGCGGAGCCCATCCTGGCCATGGTGGGTGACGACATCGAGCTGCCCTGCCACCTGTCCCCGAACGTGAGCGCCGAGCGCATGGAGCTGCGCTGGTTCCGCAGGAAGGTGGCGGCGGCCGTGCTGGTGCGCCGGGACGGGCGCGAGCAGGCCGGGGAGCAGGTGGCCGAGTACCGCGGCAGAGCCACGCTCGTGGCCCGCGACATCGCGGCGGGGCGCGTGGCCGTGAGGATCCACCGGGTCAGGGCCTCGGACGACGGCGAGTACCGATGCTTCTTCCGGCAGGACGGGAGCTACGAGGAGGCCAGCGTGCACCTTCAGGTGGCCG CTCTGGGCTCTGATCCTCACATCCATATGGAAGTTCGAGAAAGTGGAGAGGTCCGGCTGGAGTGTACCTCAGTAGGATGGTACCCAGAGCCCCAGGTACAGTGGAGGACTTCTGAGGGAGAGAAGTTTCCATCCACGTCAGAGTCTAGGAATTCTGATGAAGAAGGCCTGTTCACTGTGGCAGCTTCAGTGATCATCAGAGACCCCTTCATGAAGAATATATCCTGCTGTATCCGGAACCTCCTTCTtggccagcagaaggaaggaaacatttcCATACCAG CTTCCTTCTTCCCAAAGTTGACTCCCTGGATGGTGGCGGTGGCTGTCATCTTGATGGTCCTAGGAGTTCTCACAATTGGGTCCATAGTTTGCACTTGGAGACTCTACAAGGAAAGATCCAGACAGAGAAAGGATGAATTCAGCTCTAAGG aGAAACTCCTGGAAGAACTCA AGTTGAAAAAGGCAACGGTGCATGCAG ttGATGTGACTCTGGATCCAGACaccgcccacccccacctcttttTGTATGAGGATTCCAGATCTGTCCGACTGGAAGATTCACGTCAGGAACTGCCTGAGAAACCAGAGAGATTTGACTCCTGGCCTTGCGTGTTGGGTCGTGAGACCTTCACGGCAGGGCGACATTtctgggaggtggaggtgggagacAGGGCTGACTGGGTGGTCGGGGTGTGCAGGGAGAATGTGGTGAGGAAAGGGTTTGACCCCATGACTCCTGAGAATGGGTTCTGGGCTGTGGAGTTGTATGGGAATGGGTACTGGGCCCTCACCCCGCTGCGGACCCCTCTCCCCTTAGCAGGACCGCCCCGTCGGGTTGGGATTTTCCTGGACTACGAATCAGGACAGGTCTCCTTTTACAATATGACTGATAGGTCCCATATCTACACTTTCTCCAACCCCTCCTTCTCTGGCCCGCTCCGGCCTTTCTTCTGCCTGTGGTCCTGTGGTAAAAAGCCCCTGATGATCTGCCCAGTCACCGACGGGCCTGAGAGAGTCACAGTTGTTGCTGATGCCAAGGACTTCACTAAGGAGATCCCGCTGTCCGCCATGGGGGAGGACTCTGCCTCTGGCGATACAGACACCCTTCATTCTAAGCTAATCCCCATCCAGCCCAGCCAAAGGGCACCTTAA